A region of Mesorhizobium sp. M3A.F.Ca.ET.080.04.2.1 DNA encodes the following proteins:
- a CDS encoding peroxiredoxin-like family protein, translating into MSTSSVDRPLQPGDRAPNVVLNAISREGKIALDDFRGRSPLLIGLFRGLHCPFCRRHVAAMAQLKPALREKGVECLAVVNTPVERARLYFRYHPAPDLLAASDPERASHRAFGLREVGMDTVMAIRIHLPGELPKPMDVMAMDEFLNKKEGYEMTEADQQAMASGSGQLVGQFLIDRAGIVRWNFTEVLEDGLNTFRAPNPEELMSAASQVAHQ; encoded by the coding sequence ATGTCCACCAGTAGTGTTGATCGCCCGCTGCAGCCGGGCGACCGGGCACCGAATGTTGTGCTCAATGCGATCTCACGCGAAGGCAAGATCGCGCTCGATGATTTTCGAGGCCGTAGCCCGTTGTTGATCGGTTTGTTCCGAGGCCTGCACTGTCCGTTCTGCCGGCGCCATGTCGCGGCGATGGCGCAACTCAAGCCGGCCCTGCGTGAGAAAGGCGTCGAATGCCTGGCGGTGGTCAATACGCCGGTCGAGCGGGCGCGGCTCTATTTCCGTTACCACCCGGCACCCGATCTTCTCGCCGCATCCGACCCGGAGCGGGCCTCGCACCGTGCTTTCGGCTTGCGCGAGGTCGGGATGGACACGGTCATGGCGATACGGATACATCTCCCGGGCGAGTTGCCCAAGCCTATGGACGTCATGGCAATGGACGAGTTCCTTAACAAGAAGGAAGGATATGAGATGACGGAAGCCGATCAGCAGGCGATGGCTTCCGGCTCGGGGCAGCTTGTCGGTCAGTTCCTAATCGACCGGGCGGGCATCGTACGCTGGAACTTCACTGAAGTTCTGGAGGATGGCCTCAACACCTTCAGAGCGCCGAATCCCGAGGAGTTGATGTCGGCAGCTTCCCAAGTTGCACATCAATAG
- the tnpB gene encoding IS66 family insertion sequence element accessory protein TnpB (TnpB, as the term is used for proteins encoded by IS66 family insertion elements, is considered an accessory protein, since TnpC, encoded by a neighboring gene, is a DDE family transposase.) has product MIAFGSDTRVFVATEPVDFRRGVHGLVALVAEGLAGNPYSGDVFVFRSKRADKLRFLIFDGSGMILATKWLEEGRFTWPPIQAGTMRLTATQFAMLFEGLSEWHRVEPRAVKRPTNVA; this is encoded by the coding sequence GTGATCGCGTTCGGATCGGACACGCGGGTGTTCGTGGCGACGGAGCCGGTCGACTTCCGCAGGGGTGTGCACGGCTTGGTCGCATTGGTCGCGGAGGGGCTGGCGGGCAATCCATACAGCGGGGACGTCTTTGTCTTCAGGTCGAAACGCGCAGACAAATTGCGGTTTCTGATTTTTGACGGCAGCGGGATGATTTTGGCGACGAAATGGCTGGAGGAAGGGCGTTTTACCTGGCCGCCGATCCAGGCAGGAACGATGCGCTTGACGGCGACGCAATTTGCGATGCTGTTCGAGGGCCTGAGCGAGTGGCACCGGGTCGAGCCGCGCGCAGTCAAGCGGCCGACAAATGTTGCCTGA
- a CDS encoding HWE histidine kinase domain-containing protein, giving the protein MLPVWLFAAYLLGTYALHERSRIEQEALWTARQVSLVVEGELASLKTVLDGLSKCPALANGDWQAFGAEARRLVDGTDEVITLRNIDGRWVVSTESEPSSDQPFAAAPTLDEREQLKLAGLLVGNVFAGQKPNEYRVAVSRQVSGFNGEPLLLSISVPTERIRLVMLPAVPEGWTVGIGDREGKYVARSKMHDQVTGKPGLPEYIAKVVGRSGTFQSQNFEGTRLLAGYYRSPYSGWFYTANVPLSRVHAPLWWSVAQIAGIGLSALLFSVALAYFVGRTFTKATADLVERADALGSGRPVQPIVSSVSEFDTIGQAMITAEHAIAERTRELETVLETVPAAVWFTYDPQARQVIRNRFAADLMGLPSQPHRSFGKADLVIDTLAYKDGQAVSREDRPLSRAMRGEETTNEEFAYTLPSGAQRYLLSSARPIRSADGSVAGAVQISLDISERKRGEEQRQLLVNELNHRVKNTLAVVQAIAAQSMRNASSLAQAREALSSRLVSLAKAHDILTLENWSGADLSALIVAAVEAHASLDRFHMHGEQIWLPPNIALSFALALHELTTNAIKYGALSNSTGSIEINWKLQEAEGGRLLELHWREKGGPPVTPGKRGFGTQLLERVFEGKNAGGAKISYDRIGLRCVFRVNLTEER; this is encoded by the coding sequence GTGTTGCCGGTCTGGCTTTTTGCTGCCTACCTGCTTGGAACCTACGCCCTGCATGAAAGATCACGGATCGAGCAGGAGGCCCTTTGGACGGCTCGCCAGGTGTCACTGGTAGTGGAAGGGGAACTCGCCAGTCTCAAGACAGTTCTGGATGGGCTCTCCAAGTGCCCCGCTCTTGCCAATGGCGATTGGCAGGCCTTTGGAGCCGAGGCACGCCGCCTTGTCGATGGGACCGATGAGGTAATCACGCTGCGAAATATTGACGGTCGTTGGGTGGTAAGTACTGAATCTGAGCCGTCCTCCGATCAGCCTTTCGCAGCAGCGCCTACTCTCGACGAACGCGAGCAACTGAAACTTGCTGGACTCCTCGTTGGCAATGTGTTCGCCGGGCAGAAGCCGAACGAGTATCGCGTAGCCGTCAGCAGGCAGGTCTCGGGTTTCAACGGCGAACCGTTGTTGCTTTCGATATCAGTTCCTACCGAACGCATCCGCCTTGTCATGCTGCCAGCGGTCCCCGAGGGATGGACTGTCGGCATCGGCGACCGCGAGGGAAAATATGTCGCGAGATCCAAAATGCATGACCAGGTCACCGGGAAACCCGGTTTGCCCGAATACATAGCCAAGGTCGTGGGCCGCTCCGGAACCTTCCAATCTCAGAATTTCGAAGGGACCAGATTGCTGGCTGGATACTACCGGTCGCCTTACTCTGGCTGGTTCTACACCGCCAACGTTCCACTATCCCGGGTCCACGCGCCGCTATGGTGGTCTGTCGCGCAGATTGCAGGGATTGGTCTTTCGGCACTGCTTTTCTCGGTTGCCCTGGCCTACTTTGTCGGCAGGACCTTCACAAAGGCGACCGCAGATCTCGTCGAGCGAGCTGATGCGCTGGGCAGCGGGCGGCCAGTGCAGCCGATCGTTTCCTCGGTCTCGGAGTTCGACACGATTGGGCAGGCCATGATCACGGCAGAGCACGCCATCGCGGAGCGCACGCGCGAGTTGGAAACGGTTTTAGAAACCGTTCCCGCCGCGGTATGGTTTACCTATGATCCGCAGGCGCGCCAGGTAATCCGCAACCGGTTTGCTGCAGACCTCATGGGGCTACCGTCGCAGCCTCACAGGTCGTTTGGAAAAGCGGATCTGGTGATCGATACTCTTGCGTACAAGGATGGCCAAGCTGTCAGTCGTGAGGACCGCCCACTCAGCAGGGCAATGCGAGGCGAAGAGACCACCAACGAGGAATTTGCATACACTCTCCCGTCGGGAGCGCAGCGATACCTGCTTTCCAGTGCACGGCCGATCCGCAGCGCGGACGGCTCTGTCGCAGGCGCGGTGCAGATCAGCTTGGATATTTCCGAGCGAAAACGGGGGGAGGAACAGCGCCAGTTGCTCGTCAACGAACTAAACCACAGGGTCAAGAACACGCTGGCTGTGGTTCAGGCCATAGCTGCCCAATCCATGCGCAACGCCAGCAGCCTGGCACAGGCGCGTGAGGCGCTTTCCAGCCGACTGGTGTCTCTGGCAAAGGCGCACGACATCTTGACCCTCGAGAACTGGAGCGGCGCCGACCTCAGCGCCCTGATTGTAGCCGCCGTTGAGGCGCATGCCTCCCTGGATCGTTTCCACATGCACGGCGAACAAATCTGGCTTCCACCCAACATCGCACTCTCCTTCGCCCTCGCGCTTCATGAGCTGACGACAAATGCGATCAAATATGGCGCACTCTCCAACTCAACGGGATCGATCGAGATCAATTGGAAGCTGCAGGAGGCTGAAGGCGGCCGGCTTCTTGAGCTCCATTGGCGTGAGAAGGGCGGCCCACCTGTCACCCCCGGCAAACGCGGATTTGGTACCCAACTGCTCGAGCGGGTATTCGAGGGAAAGAACGCTGGTGGGGCGAAGATCAGCTACGACCGGATTGGACTACGTTGCGTGTTTCGAGTGAACCTCACCGAGGAAAGGTAG
- the glf gene encoding UDP-galactopyranose mutase, which yields MFDWLIVGAGFAGSVLAERIASQRGESVLLIDRRNHVGGNAFDCYNEDGILIHRYGPHIFHTNAESIVEYLSQFTTWRPYEHRVLAAVDGKLLPIPINLDTINRLYGLDLSSSQLEEFFASRRETVEEVRTAEEVVVSTVGRELYDKFFRGYTRKQWGVDPSQLSKSVTARVPTRTNRDDRYFGDRFQMMPAGGYARMFERMTNHPSIKIMLQTDYREIRDRISFRRLIYTGPIDEYFDCRLGRLPYRSLRFEHVTVDCEQFQPVAVVNYPQTEAYTRITEYKHLTGQKNARTSLTYEYPTDVGDPYYPVPRPENEALYKQYEALAASCPDVWFVGRLATYRYYNMDQVVGQALATFGRIQRTLAIPSDILVPPVAVPAKRHPIAEQPQGSLIANPG from the coding sequence ATGTTCGACTGGCTGATCGTCGGCGCCGGTTTCGCCGGCAGCGTTCTCGCCGAGCGCATCGCATCGCAACGGGGGGAAAGCGTTCTCCTTATCGACCGTCGCAATCACGTCGGTGGCAACGCGTTCGATTGCTACAACGAAGACGGCATCCTCATTCACCGTTACGGGCCGCACATATTCCACACCAACGCAGAGTCGATCGTGGAGTATCTTTCACAATTCACGACATGGCGGCCCTACGAACATCGGGTGCTGGCCGCGGTCGACGGCAAGCTACTCCCAATCCCCATAAATCTTGACACGATCAACCGGCTCTACGGGCTCGATCTGAGTTCGAGCCAATTGGAGGAGTTCTTCGCATCGCGCCGCGAAACCGTCGAAGAAGTCCGTACGGCCGAAGAAGTCGTCGTCAGCACGGTCGGACGCGAACTCTACGACAAGTTCTTTCGCGGCTATACCAGAAAGCAATGGGGGGTCGATCCGTCGCAACTCAGCAAATCCGTGACGGCGCGGGTGCCAACCAGGACGAATCGTGATGACCGCTACTTCGGCGACCGCTTCCAGATGATGCCGGCCGGCGGCTATGCGCGCATGTTCGAGCGCATGACCAATCATCCCAGCATCAAGATCATGCTGCAGACCGACTATCGAGAGATCCGCGACCGGATCTCATTTCGCCGCTTGATCTACACCGGCCCTATCGACGAATATTTCGACTGCAGGCTTGGCCGTTTGCCTTATCGCTCCCTGCGTTTCGAGCATGTCACCGTCGACTGCGAGCAGTTCCAGCCGGTGGCGGTGGTCAACTACCCGCAAACGGAGGCTTATACCCGCATAACCGAGTACAAGCATTTGACTGGCCAGAAGAATGCCCGGACAAGCCTGACCTACGAATATCCCACAGACGTGGGCGATCCCTATTATCCTGTGCCGCGGCCGGAAAACGAAGCGCTGTACAAGCAGTACGAAGCGCTGGCAGCGAGCTGCCCGGACGTGTGGTTCGTCGGGCGCCTTGCCACCTATCGCTACTACAACATGGATCAGGTTGTCGGCCAGGCTCTGGCGACGTTCGGGCGTATCCAGAGAACGCTTGCCATTCCAAGTGACATCCTGGTGCCACCTGTGGCCGTGCCGGCGAAGCGACACCCCATCGCCGAACAGCCCCAGGGCTCGCTTATCGCGAATCCAGGTTGA
- a CDS encoding response regulator has protein sequence MGSGAVLVVEDETMILLDLESALEEAGFEVVGANNAASAIAAFDADPEKFKALVTDIRMGSGETGWELARRCRRANAVLPVVYISGDSATHWAHEGVPNSIMITKPFFMPQIVTAVSTLLNQLPTIDPT, from the coding sequence ATGGGCAGTGGCGCGGTTCTAGTCGTTGAAGACGAGACGATGATTTTGCTCGATCTGGAATCGGCGCTGGAAGAAGCGGGCTTCGAGGTCGTAGGGGCAAATAACGCGGCAAGCGCGATTGCCGCTTTTGATGCCGACCCGGAAAAATTCAAGGCGCTGGTGACGGATATCCGAATGGGCTCTGGCGAGACGGGATGGGAGTTGGCGAGGCGTTGTCGCCGCGCCAATGCAGTGCTGCCGGTCGTCTACATTAGCGGCGACAGCGCGACCCACTGGGCTCACGAGGGCGTCCCGAATAGCATCATGATTACAAAGCCGTTCTTCATGCCGCAGATAGTCACGGCGGTATCCACGTTGCTCAACCAACTGCCGACGATCGATCCGACCTGA
- a CDS encoding transposase codes for MDGYRHDADTYRRIEVITGDRRRRDWSAEEKARIVAESADPDVSVSEVARRNGVHRGLLSVWRRQAREALRGAPMFAQMQVEGVSGGSIVGRQEGNASSSDRIEIEIGDARVRVPQGADAATLRSIVAALRSTR; via the coding sequence ATGGATGGATACAGGCATGATGCCGACACTTACCGGCGCATCGAGGTAATCACCGGCGATCGGCGAAGGCGCGATTGGAGCGCCGAGGAGAAGGCACGGATTGTTGCCGAGAGCGCGGATCCGGATGTCAGCGTCTCCGAGGTAGCGCGCCGCAACGGGGTGCACCGGGGTTTGCTTTCGGTGTGGCGGCGCCAGGCACGAGAGGCACTGCGCGGCGCGCCGATGTTTGCGCAGATGCAGGTGGAAGGCGTTTCGGGCGGCTCGATTGTCGGCAGGCAGGAGGGTAATGCGTCGTCGAGCGACAGGATCGAAATCGAGATTGGGGACGCGCGGGTGCGGGTGCCTCAGGGTGCGGATGCCGCGACGCTTCGGAGTATCGTTGCGGCACTGAGATCGACACGGTGA
- a CDS encoding DUF1003 domain-containing protein, producing the protein MHPRASAGDPGNATPTTPAAEGLAPALARNIDALVERRKREAKAASLEQRAAAAIGKFAGSMIFVYIHLILFGGWIALNTGIFPFVQAWDPSLVILAMFASVEAIFLSTFVLITQNRMAAEDDARADLDLQVSLLNEHETTKLIKMVEEIAKHLKVPSEADEELQELKRDVAPEAVLDKIVEAGDQASPT; encoded by the coding sequence ATGCATCCCAGGGCTTCCGCTGGCGACCCGGGAAACGCCACTCCAACCACACCGGCCGCGGAAGGGCTCGCTCCCGCCTTGGCCCGCAACATCGACGCTCTGGTAGAGCGCAGGAAGCGCGAGGCGAAAGCAGCATCACTGGAGCAGCGGGCCGCGGCCGCAATCGGCAAGTTCGCCGGCAGCATGATTTTCGTCTACATCCATCTTATTTTGTTTGGCGGCTGGATCGCTTTGAACACCGGGATCTTCCCCTTCGTTCAAGCCTGGGATCCTTCCTTGGTGATCCTGGCGATGTTCGCATCCGTCGAAGCGATCTTTCTCTCCACCTTTGTCCTTATCACCCAGAACCGAATGGCTGCCGAAGATGATGCACGGGCGGATCTTGATCTTCAGGTCAGCCTGCTGAACGAACACGAGACGACGAAGTTGATCAAGATGGTGGAAGAAATTGCCAAGCACCTGAAGGTCCCGTCAGAAGCAGACGAGGAACTGCAGGAGTTGAAGCGCGATGTGGCGCCTGAAGCCGTACTCGACAAGATCGTGGAGGCGGGCGATCAGGCGAGCCCCACCTGA
- a CDS encoding IS66 family transposase, which produces MPLRPEDLSRDPAVLTEMALALQGENDALRAEISMLKTLIFGTRSERAVVICAEQLALGLGGEDAAAPTAANDDTAPGTAGRKRTKARRNIGALPAHLPRHEQVIEPSSTLCPCCTARMRRIGEDVAEALDRVPALLRVMRTIRPKYACRVCEEAVVQAKAPARLIEGGMVTTALVAHVAAAKYAWQSTLYRQSRILAGWGVEVDRQTLSRWMKSAAQMAKGLYELQLKTMHGFERLFCDETPMPVLDPGRGRTRTCQFWAHATDDRPWKGPAPPAVAYVFAGGRGKKEIAGQLAGFKGVLQVDGYAAYTSLAGGAKSSGKIRLAYCLVHARRNFVKVHKTTNSPFAREVIERIGAVYAIEKRIRGLSADRRRAVRQAETKPLMEALKARLEAVKDGVSRQSTLIKAIDYTLERWDGLTAFLNDGRLEPDTNAVERSIRPIAIGKKNSLFSGDEGGGQTWAILASLLNSAKLNGVDPEAYLTDVLERMVSGATTNDQLHELLVWNWKAAREVERAAA; this is translated from the coding sequence ATGCCCCTTCGGCCCGAAGACCTTTCTCGCGATCCAGCTGTGCTCACCGAAATGGCGCTTGCCTTGCAGGGTGAGAATGACGCTCTTCGCGCGGAAATCTCGATGCTGAAAACGCTGATTTTTGGGACGCGCTCGGAGCGCGCGGTGGTGATATGTGCCGAGCAACTGGCGCTTGGCCTGGGAGGCGAGGACGCTGCTGCGCCGACTGCGGCCAACGACGATACGGCACCGGGCACGGCGGGGAGGAAGCGCACAAAGGCCCGGCGCAACATTGGAGCACTACCCGCGCATCTGCCCCGCCACGAGCAGGTGATTGAACCATCCTCGACGCTGTGCCCATGCTGCACGGCGCGAATGCGTCGGATCGGAGAGGACGTCGCCGAAGCACTTGACCGGGTTCCTGCGCTATTGCGCGTGATGCGGACAATCCGCCCCAAATACGCTTGCCGAGTTTGCGAGGAAGCGGTCGTCCAGGCGAAAGCACCGGCTCGGCTCATCGAGGGCGGCATGGTGACCACGGCGCTGGTCGCGCATGTCGCCGCGGCGAAATACGCCTGGCAGTCGACGCTCTATCGTCAATCCCGGATACTGGCGGGCTGGGGCGTGGAGGTTGACCGGCAGACGCTTTCGCGCTGGATGAAGAGTGCCGCGCAGATGGCCAAGGGCCTTTATGAACTGCAGCTGAAGACGATGCATGGCTTCGAGCGTCTGTTCTGCGATGAAACGCCAATGCCGGTGCTTGATCCCGGCCGAGGTCGAACACGGACCTGCCAGTTCTGGGCGCATGCGACGGACGACCGACCCTGGAAAGGGCCCGCGCCGCCGGCGGTCGCTTACGTCTTTGCGGGTGGCCGTGGCAAAAAGGAGATTGCCGGCCAGTTGGCCGGGTTCAAGGGCGTGCTGCAAGTCGACGGCTATGCTGCCTATACGTCGTTGGCGGGAGGAGCCAAATCGTCGGGCAAGATCCGCCTGGCGTATTGTCTGGTCCATGCACGCCGCAACTTCGTGAAGGTCCACAAGACGACGAACTCGCCCTTCGCCAGGGAGGTCATCGAGCGCATCGGCGCGGTGTATGCGATCGAGAAGCGCATCCGCGGCTTGAGTGCTGACAGGCGCCGAGCTGTGCGCCAGGCGGAAACGAAGCCGCTGATGGAGGCTTTGAAGGCGCGTCTCGAAGCCGTGAAGGACGGTGTCTCTCGCCAGTCGACGCTGATCAAGGCGATCGATTATACGCTCGAACGCTGGGACGGACTAACGGCGTTCCTGAATGACGGGCGGCTGGAGCCAGACACGAACGCCGTGGAGAGATCGATTCGACCGATAGCAATCGGAAAAAAGAATAGTCTGTTCAGTGGTGACGAAGGCGGCGGACAGACTTGGGCGATCCTGGCTTCGCTGCTCAACTCGGCCAAGTTGAACGGCGTCGATCCCGAAGCCTATCTCACCGACGTTCTCGAGCGCATGGTCAGCGGCGCCACGACGAACGATCAACTCCACGAGCTCCTGGTTTGGAACTGGAAAGCGGCACGCGAAGTCGAAAGAGCAGCTGCATGA
- a CDS encoding glycosyltransferase produces MGIIYMGAGIDTANTKTINREQQLLICFSHLRWNFVHQRPQHLLTLAAREQQIVYFEEPVFEDQIQPQLRLDKVAPNIQVATPILPLGTSRVRADVIQRRYLDRILASTPHAKLGAWYYTPMALRFSRHLCCDVCVYDCMDELSAFKNAPPDLCQWEKALFDRADIVFTGGVSLFEAKRCLHHAIYPFPSSIDAGHFRRARKAGKDPADQTDIPHPRVGYFGVLDERLDIDLVARASEAMPDVHFVMLGPVVKIDPASLPKAANLHWLGSKAYAELPNYLRHWDAGWMPFALNKATRFISPTKTPEFLAAGLPVVSTAVVDVVRSYGAAGLVEIADAEDIETKLRSALAGPRDMWLGKVDAYLANMSWERTWHAMAALIEEASESKKVLPFRRSA; encoded by the coding sequence TCATCAGCGCCCGCAGCACCTCCTCACGCTCGCAGCGAGAGAGCAGCAGATTGTCTATTTCGAGGAGCCGGTATTCGAAGACCAAATCCAGCCACAGCTGCGTTTGGATAAGGTGGCGCCAAACATTCAGGTCGCCACGCCCATTCTTCCGCTGGGAACGTCTCGCGTGAGGGCCGATGTCATCCAGCGCCGATACCTCGACCGGATCTTGGCTTCCACGCCGCATGCCAAGCTGGGCGCCTGGTATTACACTCCCATGGCGCTACGATTCAGCCGGCATCTCTGCTGCGACGTCTGCGTCTATGACTGCATGGACGAGCTTTCCGCATTCAAGAACGCGCCACCGGATCTGTGTCAGTGGGAAAAGGCGCTTTTCGATCGTGCCGACATTGTCTTCACCGGCGGGGTAAGCCTTTTCGAAGCGAAGCGCTGCCTGCATCATGCGATCTATCCTTTCCCGAGCAGCATCGATGCCGGCCATTTTCGCAGGGCAAGGAAAGCCGGAAAGGATCCAGCCGACCAGACTGACATTCCTCATCCGCGGGTAGGCTATTTCGGGGTTCTGGACGAGCGGCTTGATATCGATCTTGTGGCGCGAGCCTCCGAGGCAATGCCGGATGTGCATTTCGTCATGCTGGGGCCCGTGGTCAAGATCGACCCGGCCAGCTTGCCCAAGGCCGCAAATCTGCACTGGCTCGGTTCGAAGGCCTACGCCGAGCTGCCTAACTACCTGCGGCACTGGGATGCCGGCTGGATGCCGTTTGCGCTCAACAAAGCAACGCGCTTCATCAGTCCGACGAAGACACCGGAGTTCTTGGCTGCGGGCCTGCCTGTCGTCTCAACCGCCGTCGTCGACGTGGTGCGTAGCTACGGGGCCGCGGGTTTGGTCGAGATCGCGGACGCCGAAGATATCGAGACGAAGCTTCGCTCCGCCCTCGCTGGCCCGCGCGACATGTGGCTGGGCAAGGTTGATGCCTATCTCGCCAACATGTCCTGGGAGCGAACATGGCACGCCATGGCCGCACTCATCGAGGAAGCGAGCGAGAGCAAAAAGGTTCTACCGTTCCGCAGGAGCGCCTGA
- a CDS encoding beta-glucosidase has translation MAGFECSSHRRKDGVRLDLLRATSHDIHAEDDYRRCAALGLRTIRDGLRWHLIEKAPGVYDWSNWISMIEAAGRAGVQVIWDIFHYGSPDHLNQGSEGMIESYASFAAEAVRLHRAMAGKAALVCPINEISFFAWAVEVGYFPPAGPKRKGWFKRHLVKAAVQGIRAMREADPECRFIWAEPLIHVAPRDRSRPEIRRAENVCLGQFEAYDMLMGRVEPQLGGSEDLIDVIGLNFYPHNQWYLHGPTIPMGHHEYRAMSEMLVEVARRYSKPIYIAETGAEGSGGPAWLHYVCDEVRAAIGEGAAIDGICLYPVTAYPGWDNSRHAEVGLFSVIHADGSRRLRQAMAEELARQRRLFNLDSR, from the coding sequence ATGGCCGGATTCGAGTGCTCTTCGCACCGGCGAAAGGATGGCGTGCGCCTCGATCTGTTGCGGGCGACCAGCCATGACATTCATGCCGAGGACGACTATCGGCGCTGCGCCGCTCTTGGACTGAGAACCATTCGCGACGGGCTGCGCTGGCATCTGATCGAAAAGGCACCGGGGGTCTACGACTGGTCGAATTGGATTTCGATGATCGAAGCGGCCGGTCGGGCCGGTGTTCAGGTCATCTGGGATATCTTTCATTACGGATCCCCCGATCATCTCAACCAGGGCAGCGAAGGGATGATCGAAAGCTATGCATCTTTTGCAGCCGAAGCGGTTCGGCTGCATCGAGCCATGGCCGGCAAAGCCGCGCTGGTTTGTCCCATCAACGAGATATCGTTCTTCGCATGGGCAGTCGAAGTCGGCTATTTTCCGCCGGCCGGCCCAAAAAGGAAGGGATGGTTTAAGCGTCATCTGGTCAAGGCCGCCGTGCAGGGCATCCGGGCAATGCGAGAAGCTGACCCCGAATGCCGCTTCATATGGGCCGAACCGCTCATCCATGTGGCGCCGCGAGATCGAAGCCGTCCCGAGATACGCCGCGCCGAGAATGTCTGCTTGGGACAGTTCGAGGCCTACGACATGCTGATGGGGCGCGTTGAGCCGCAACTCGGAGGCAGCGAGGATCTGATCGACGTGATCGGCCTCAACTTCTACCCGCACAATCAATGGTATCTGCACGGGCCGACCATTCCGATGGGGCATCACGAGTACCGGGCGATGTCGGAAATGCTGGTTGAGGTCGCCCGTCGCTACAGCAAGCCAATATACATCGCCGAGACCGGCGCCGAAGGCTCCGGCGGGCCGGCCTGGCTCCACTATGTATGCGATGAGGTTCGCGCCGCCATTGGCGAGGGCGCAGCGATCGACGGGATCTGCCTCTATCCGGTCACGGCATATCCCGGGTGGGACAATTCGCGCCATGCCGAGGTCGGTCTGTTCTCGGTCATTCACGCAGACGGTTCGCGTCGTCTCCGCCAAGCGATGGCCGAGGAACTGGCCAGGCAACGGAGGCTATTCAACCTGGATTCGCGATAA
- a CDS encoding UPF0149 family protein encodes MADYAMSFEKLGHWLDKRGQSATLRRPRASSLSMLDGAVAAVVAGPVSMPSEEWVCPLLGLDPDAFNHDTEEFSAIAATLMRHNAISETLSTRPESFEPLFVRMANGGVDARPWCMGFYTEDGRPLRVPPSSIAGRNAWSDIPAAVEAMRQFWMPTRFKSGR; translated from the coding sequence ATGGCCGACTACGCGATGTCCTTCGAGAAGCTCGGACATTGGCTGGATAAGCGAGGGCAGTCGGCGACGCTTCGTCGCCCCAGGGCAAGCTCGCTCTCGATGCTCGACGGCGCCGTGGCTGCGGTCGTCGCCGGACCGGTCTCTATGCCATCCGAAGAATGGGTATGCCCCCTCCTGGGCCTCGATCCGGATGCCTTCAATCACGACACGGAGGAGTTCTCGGCGATCGCGGCCACGCTCATGCGGCACAACGCGATCAGCGAAACGCTATCGACGAGGCCGGAGAGCTTCGAGCCGCTCTTCGTGCGGATGGCCAACGGCGGCGTCGACGCACGGCCCTGGTGCATGGGCTTCTATACCGAAGACGGTCGCCCCTTGCGAGTGCCACCTTCTTCGATTGCCGGCCGAAACGCATGGTCCGACATTCCGGCCGCCGTCGAGGCCATGCGTCAGTTTTGGATGCCGACCCGCTTTAAGTCCGGCCGCTAG
- a CDS encoding DUF982 domain-containing protein, whose product MDAIEFLEEWPVERRGLPHAAACETCYAAYDGRKSLEAAQKTFMTWARRVRVIEDAPLAPSWMTGPKISPFRPPYRSWRLNSQRPRTL is encoded by the coding sequence ATGGATGCGATAGAGTTTCTGGAGGAATGGCCCGTCGAAAGGCGTGGCCTCCCGCACGCAGCTGCGTGTGAAACCTGTTACGCCGCGTATGATGGCCGGAAGTCTCTCGAGGCCGCGCAAAAGACCTTCATGACGTGGGCACGCAGGGTCAGGGTCATCGAGGATGCCCCCTTGGCGCCATCATGGATGACAGGGCCGAAAATCAGCCCCTTTAGACCGCCTTATAGAAGCTGGCGGCTGAATTCGCAGCGACCTCGCACTCTCTAG